Proteins encoded in a region of the Perognathus longimembris pacificus isolate PPM17 chromosome 11, ASM2315922v1, whole genome shotgun sequence genome:
- the Parp1 gene encoding poly [ADP-ribose] polymerase 1, whose product MAEASDKLYRVEYAKSGRASCKKCSESIPKDSLRMAIMVQSPMFDGKVPRWHHFSCFWKLGHCIRQPDVEVDGFSDLRWDDQQKVKKTAEAGGVLGKGADGTGSKAEKTLGDFAAEYAKSNRSTCKGCMEKIEKGQMRLSKKMLDPEKPQLGMIDRWYHPSCFVKHREELGFWPEYSASQLKGFSLLTAEDKEALKKQLPGVKSEGKRKGDQVDGTDDVVKKKSKKEKDKDSKLEKALKAQNELIWNLKDELKKACSTGDLKELLIFNKQQVPSGESAILDRVADGMAFGALLPCVECAGQLVFRSDAYYCTGDVTAWTKCMVRTQTPRRKEWVTPKEFREISYLKKLKIKKQDRLFPPETSTPAPVAPPPPTASTPTAVDSTPPDKPLCNMKVLTLGKLSRNKDEVKAEVEKLGGKMTGTASKASLCISSKKEVEKMSKKMEEVKEANVRVVSEDFLQDVSASTKPLQELLSAHSLSAWGAEVKSEPVEEAPQGKSAAALSKKSKGPAKEEGPNKAEKRMKLTLKGGAAVDPDSGLEHSAHVLEKGGKVFSATLGLVDIVKGTNSYYKLQLLEGDKENRYWIFRSWGRVGTVIGSNKLEQMPSKEDAVEHFMKLYEEKTGNAWHSKNFTKYPKKFYPLEIDYGQDEEAVKKLAVSPGTKSKLPKAVQELVGMIFDVESMKKAMVEYEIDLQKMPLGKLSKRQIQAAYSILSEVQQAVSQGSNSSQILDLSNRFYTLIPHDFGMKKPPLLNNTDSVQAKVEMLDNLLDIEVAYSLLRGGSDDGSKDPIDVNYEKLKTDIQVVDKDSEEAEIIRKYVKNTHATTHNAYDLEVVDIFRIEREGESQRYKPFRQLHNRRLLWHGSRTTNFAGILSQGLRIAPPEAPVTGYMFGKGIYFADMVSKSANYCHTSQGDPIGLILLGEVALGNMYELKHASHISKLPKGKHSVKGLGKTTPDPSASVTLDGVEVPLGPGVSSGVSDTCLLYNEYIVYDIAQVNLKYLLKLKFNFKTSLW is encoded by the exons ATGGCCGAGGCCTCGGACAAGCTCTACCGAGTCGAGTACGCCAAGAGCGGGCGCGCCTCTTGCAAGAAATGCAGCGAGAGCATCCCCAAGGACTCGCTCCGCATGGCCATCATGGTGCAG TCACCCATGTTTGACGGGAAGGTCCCGCGCTGGCACCACTTCTCCTGCTTCTGGAAGCTGGGCCACTGCATCCGGCAGCCCGACGTGGAGGTGGACGGCTTCTCTGATCTGCGGTGGGATGACCAGCAGAAGGTGAAGAAGACGGCCGAGGCCGGGGGCGTGCTCG GCAAAGGCGCGGATGGAACTGGCAGCAAGGCAGAAAAGACGCTGGGCGACTTTGCAGCAGAGTACGCCAAGTCCAACAGAAGCACGTGCAAGGGGTGTATGGAGAAGATTGAGAAG GGCCAGATGCGCCTGTCCAAGAAGATGTTGGACCCAGAGAAGCCCCAGCTGGGCATGATCGACCGGTGGTACCACCCGAGCTGCTTCGTCAAGCACAGGGAGGAGCTGGGCTTCTGGCCCGAGTACAGTGCCAGCCAGCTGAAAGGCTTCAGCCTCCTCACTGCGGAGGACAAGGAAGCCCTGAAGAAGCAGCTGCCGGGAGTCAAGAGTGAAGG AAAGAGGAAAGGTGACCAGGTGGATGGCACGGACGACGTGGTCAAGAAGAagtctaagaaagaaaaagataaagacagCAAGCTGGAAAAGGCCCTCAAG GCCCAGAACGAGCTGATCTGGAACCTCAAGGATGAGCTGAAGAAGGCGTGTTCCACCGGCGACCTGAAGGAGCTGCTCATCTTCAACAAGCAGCAGGTGCCATCCGGAGAGTCCGCG ATCTTGGACCGAGTGGCAGACGGCATGGCGTTTGGGGCCCTCCTTCCCTGTGTGGAGTGCGCAGGCCAGCTGGTCTTCAGGAGCGACGCCTACTACTGCACAGGCGATGTCACTGCCTGGACCAAGTGCATGGTCAGGACACAGACGCCCCGCCGGAAGGAGTGGGTGACCCCGAAG GAATTCCGAGAAATCTCTTACCTCAAGAAACTAAAGATCAAAAAGCAGGACCGGCTGTTTCCCCCCGAGACAAGTACCCCCGCGCCGGtggcacccccgccccccacagcctCCACCCCCACTGCTGTGGACTCCACCCCGCCAG atAAGCCTCTGTGCAACATGAAGGTCCTGACGCTCGGGAAGCTGTCGCGGAACAAGGACGAGGTGAAAGCCGAGGTTGAGAAGCTGGGGGGCAAGATGACGGGGACCGCCAGCAAGGCCTCCTTGTGCATCAGCTCGAAGA AGGAGGTGGAAAAGATGAGCAAGAAGATGGAGGAAGTCAAAGAAGCCAACGTCCGCGTTGTGTCGGAGGACTTCCTGCAGGACGTCTCCGCCTCCACCAAGCCCCTCCAGGAGCTGCTGTCGGCGCACAGCTTGTCCGCGTGGGGGGCGGAGGTGAAGAGCGAGCCCGTGGAGGAAGCCCCGCAGGGCAAGTCCGCGGCCGCGCTCTCCAAGAAGAGCAAGGGCCCCGCCAAGGAGGAAG GTCCCAACAAGGCTGAGAAGAGGATGAAGCTAACCCTCAAGGGAGGGGCGGCCGTCGACCCAGACTCAG GGCTGGAACACTCGGCACACGTCCTGGAGAAGGGCGGGAAGGTCTTCAGTGCCACGCTGGGCCTGGTGGACATCGTGAAAGGGACCAACTCCTACTACAAGCTGCAGCTGCTGGAGGGCGACAAGGAGAACAG gtactGGATCTTCCGATCCTGGGGCCGCGTGGGCACCGTGATTGGCAGTAACAAGCTGGAGCAGATGCCGTCGAAGGAGGATGCTGTCGAGCACTTCATGAAGTTATATGAGGAGAAGACGGGGAATGCCTGGCACTCCAAAAACTTCACCAAGTACCCCAAGAAGTTCTACCCTCTGGAGATTGACTACGGCCAG GACGAAGAGGCAGTGAAAAAGCTGGCCGTGAGCCCCGGCACCAAGTCCAAGCTCCCGAAGGCGGTCCAGGAGCTGGTCGGGATGATCTTCGACGTGGAGAGCATGAAGAAAGCCATGGTGGAATACGAG ATCGACCTTCAGAAGATGCCCTTGGGCAAGCTGAGCAAGAGGCAGATCCAGGCGGCGTACTCCATCCTCAGCGAGGTGCAGCAG gcGGTGTCCCAGGGCAGCAACAGCTCCCAGATCCTGGACCTCTCAAACCGCTTCTACACCCTGATCCCTCATGACTTCGGGATGAAGAAGCCCCCGCTCCTGAACAACACAGACAGCGTGCAG GCCAAAGTGGAGATGCTGGACAACCTCCTGGACATTGAGGTGGCCTACAGCCTGCTGAGGGGCGGGTCTGACGACGGCAGCAAGGACCCCATAGACGTCAACTACGAGAAGCTCAAGACTGACATCCAG GTGGTGGACAAGGATTCGGAAGAAGCTGAGATCATCAGAAAGTACGTGAAGAACACGCACGCGACCACTCACAACGCCTACGACCTGGAAGTGGTGGAC ATCTTCAGGATCGAGCGCGAAGGGGAGAGCCAGCGCTACAAGCCCTTCCGGCAGCTCCACAACCGCAGGCTGCTGTGGCACGGGTCCCGCACCACCAACTTTGCCGGCATCCTGTCGCAGGGGCTGCGGATAGCCCCGCCCGAGGCGCCCGTG ACAGGTTACATGTTCGGGAAAGGCATCTACTTTGCTGACATGGTCTCCAAGAGTGCCAACTACTGCCACACGTCTCAGGGGGACCCGATCGGCCTGATCCTGCTGGGAGAGGTCGCCCTGGGAAACAT GTACGAGCTGAAGCATGCTTCACATATCAGCAAACTGCCGAAGGGCAAGCACAGTGTCAAAG GTTTGGGCAAAACCACTCCTGACCCCTCGGCCAGCGTAACCCTGGACGGGGTGGAGGTCCCGCTGGGGCCCGGGGTCTCCTCGGGCGTCAGTGACACCTGCCTGCTGTACAATGA GTACATCGTCTATGACATCGCTCAGGTGAACCTGAAGTACCTGCTGAAACTCAAGTTCAATTTCAAGACTTCCctgtggtga